In a genomic window of Nostoc sp. UHCC 0870:
- a CDS encoding Uma2 family endonuclease — MNIVTPKRFTIDEYHQLINLGFLKEGDRIELIRGELMQMVAKGTPHTVCGSILCRQLDRILGDRAVIRSQDPITLSNQSEPEPDIVIAEGTDEDYLAHHPYAEDILLVIEISDSTLIYDQTKKLELYAEAGISHYWIVNLNISQLECYSQPYQNAQGEFNYLSKLISLPHQSVAIPGFADAVLNLRRIFPTRNR; from the coding sequence ATGAATATTGTCACACCAAAGCGATTCACAATTGATGAGTATCATCAATTAATTAACTTGGGATTTTTAAAGGAGGGCGATCGTATAGAATTAATCCGGGGGGAATTGATGCAAATGGTAGCTAAAGGAACACCTCATACAGTCTGCGGTTCTATTCTGTGCCGCCAACTGGATAGAATTTTAGGTGATAGAGCAGTTATTCGTAGTCAAGATCCTATCACCCTTTCTAACCAAAGTGAACCTGAGCCAGATATCGTCATTGCAGAGGGTACAGATGAAGATTATCTTGCTCATCATCCCTATGCCGAAGATATTCTACTAGTTATAGAAATTTCCGATTCCACATTGATTTATGACCAAACCAAGAAGCTAGAACTCTATGCAGAAGCTGGAATTTCTCACTATTGGATCGTTAACTTAAATATTAGCCAACTTGAGTGTTATAGTCAGCCTTATCAAAATGCTCAAGGTGAATTTAACTATCTCAGCAAGCTAATTTCCTTACCCCATCAGTCGGTTGCAATTCCTGGATTTGCAGATGCGGTACTAAATCTGAGACGGATTTTTCCTACAAGGAACAGGTGA
- a CDS encoding AGE family epimerase/isomerase translates to MGYDLTTLAALYKNALLNDVLPFWEQHSLDYEQGGYFTCLNRQGQVYDTDKFIWLQNRQVWTFSMLCNQLEKRENWLKIASNGAKFLAQHGRDTEGNWYFALNREGQPLIQPYNIFSDCFAAMAFSQYALASGEEWAKDVAMQAYNNVLRRKDNPKGKYTKAYPGTRPMKALAVPMILANLTLEMAWLLPSETLESVLASTVKEVMTDFLDQERGLMYENVTPDGSHIDCFDGRLINPGHGIEAMWFIMDIANRNNDSKTINQAVDVVLNILNFAWDSEYGGLYYFMDAEGHPPQQLEWDQKLWWVHLESLVALAMGYRLTGRTECWEWYQKMHDYAWSHFADAEYGEWFGYLNRRGEVLLNLKGGKWKGCFHVPRAMYLCWQQFEKLG, encoded by the coding sequence ATGGGATACGACTTGACAACACTGGCAGCACTTTACAAAAACGCTCTCCTCAATGATGTTCTGCCATTTTGGGAACAGCATTCCCTCGACTATGAACAGGGTGGCTACTTCACCTGCTTAAATCGTCAAGGTCAAGTTTATGACACCGACAAATTTATCTGGTTGCAAAATCGCCAAGTCTGGACTTTCTCGATGCTTTGCAACCAACTAGAAAAACGCGAAAACTGGTTAAAAATTGCCAGTAACGGTGCAAAATTTCTGGCTCAACATGGTAGAGATACGGAAGGTAATTGGTATTTTGCCTTAAACCGTGAAGGACAGCCCCTAATTCAGCCCTACAATATATTTTCTGACTGCTTTGCAGCAATGGCATTTAGCCAATACGCCTTAGCCTCTGGTGAAGAATGGGCGAAGGACGTAGCCATGCAAGCATACAACAATGTTTTACGCCGTAAAGACAACCCCAAAGGCAAGTATACCAAAGCCTACCCCGGCACACGCCCTATGAAAGCCTTAGCTGTGCCGATGATTTTAGCCAATCTCACCCTAGAAATGGCCTGGCTACTTCCTAGTGAAACCTTAGAAAGTGTCTTAGCTAGCACAGTAAAGGAAGTAATGACGGATTTTCTCGACCAAGAACGGGGATTAATGTATGAAAACGTTACCCCTGATGGTTCTCACATTGATTGTTTTGATGGTAGGTTAATTAATCCTGGTCATGGTATCGAAGCCATGTGGTTCATTATGGATATTGCTAACCGCAACAACGACAGCAAAACTATCAACCAAGCCGTTGATGTGGTGTTGAATATCTTGAATTTTGCTTGGGATAGTGAATATGGCGGGTTGTATTACTTCATGGATGCAGAAGGACATCCCCCGCAACAACTGGAATGGGATCAAAAACTTTGGTGGGTGCATTTAGAGTCCTTGGTGGCTTTAGCAATGGGTTATCGCCTGACAGGACGTACAGAGTGTTGGGAATGGTATCAAAAAATGCACGATTATGCTTGGTCACATTTTGCTGATGCAGAATATGGTGAATGGTTTGGCTATCTGAATCGTCGTGGAGAAGTGTTGTTAAATCTCAAAGGCGGTAAGTGGAAGGGATGTTTTCATGTACCCCGTGCTATGTACCTATGTTGGCAACAGTTTGAGAAATTGGGTTAG
- a CDS encoding DUF4327 family protein, with protein sequence MNTAVKYDIEVIKDEARQLVSKRLVNRQQPIYTLCKYIPDRDWPFFELELEKNEFLLRDRIIDLLSHEKWEED encoded by the coding sequence ATGAATACTGCTGTCAAATATGATATTGAGGTTATCAAGGATGAAGCCCGTCAACTAGTCTCTAAAAGACTTGTTAACCGTCAACAGCCAATTTATACTCTCTGTAAATATATTCCAGACCGTGATTGGCCATTCTTCGAGCTAGAGTTGGAAAAAAATGAATTTTTGCTCAGGGATAGAATTATTGACTTATTAAGTCATGAAAAATGGGAAGAAGACTGA
- a CDS encoding glycosyltransferase family 4 protein — protein sequence MRILHITNHVQKIGNGIVNVAVDLACLQAQDGHEVAVSSAGGEYETLLASYGVRHFHLDQSRQPLNIIKAAWRLQEIVQNFQPDIIHAHMMTGVVLAGILKNNNDYSLVSTVHNEFQRSAVLMGLADRVIAVSHAVADAMVRRGISKTKLRIVSNGTLGSPRHRQLQDYQPLPLHRPAITTVAGMYSRKGIAELITAFMKIAVEFPQAHLYLVGDGPDRTMFEKMVQNTPLSNRIHFEGFQPEPQRYMLATDIFVLASHCESFGLVLTEAREAGCAIIASNVDGIPETLDNGTAGFLVPPKDTETLADALAQLLKDPTQLYTWKSCAPQNLERFHVARVNEETLAVYRELVTNFKPLKVIAREEVLVSK from the coding sequence ATGAGAATATTACATATTACCAATCATGTACAAAAAATTGGTAACGGTATTGTTAATGTGGCAGTAGACCTAGCCTGTTTACAAGCCCAAGATGGTCACGAGGTTGCTGTATCATCTGCTGGGGGAGAATATGAGACATTACTAGCCAGTTATGGTGTGCGACATTTTCATTTAGATCAGTCTAGGCAACCATTAAATATCATTAAAGCAGCTTGGCGTTTGCAGGAAATTGTGCAAAATTTTCAGCCAGATATTATTCACGCCCACATGATGACAGGGGTTGTGCTGGCAGGCATTTTGAAAAACAACAATGATTATAGTTTAGTTTCCACAGTACACAATGAGTTCCAGCGTAGTGCAGTCCTAATGGGATTAGCAGATCGAGTTATTGCAGTGAGTCATGCAGTAGCCGATGCAATGGTACGCCGTGGTATATCCAAAACAAAACTACGAATCGTCTCTAATGGTACACTAGGCAGTCCCCGCCATCGCCAACTTCAAGATTATCAACCACTACCTTTGCACAGACCAGCAATTACTACCGTCGCGGGGATGTATTCTCGTAAAGGCATTGCTGAGTTAATTACAGCCTTTATGAAAATTGCGGTTGAATTTCCCCAAGCACATTTATATTTAGTAGGGGATGGCCCAGATCGCACCATGTTTGAGAAAATGGTGCAAAACACGCCTCTGAGTAACCGTATTCATTTTGAAGGTTTCCAGCCAGAACCCCAACGCTATATGCTAGCAACCGATATTTTTGTTCTCGCTTCCCATTGCGAATCCTTTGGGTTGGTACTGACAGAAGCGCGAGAAGCCGGTTGTGCAATTATTGCCAGCAATGTAGATGGCATTCCTGAAACATTAGATAATGGAACAGCAGGTTTTTTAGTACCACCTAAAGATACTGAGACATTGGCAGATGCTTTAGCCCAATTACTCAAAGATCCCACCCAACTCTACACATGGAAAAGCTGCGCCCCACAAAACCTAGAAAGATTCCATGTAGCAAGAGTCAACGAGGAAACATTGGCTGTCTACCGCGAATTAGTCACAAATTTTAAGCCTCTTAAGGTAATAGCCAGAGAGGAAGTTTTAGTTAGTAAGTAA
- a CDS encoding PIG-L deacetylase family protein, which yields MVKIKNYLQELQKSIPNQWLEKVQYLHSDLLWRWLVFSGSEAIALSQKSAMVFSPHQDDETFGCGGMIAHKREKGIQVVVVFLTNGAGGDNLNPDLQNQIILTRKQEAVTALQILGVEVSDIYFLDKPDGHLQNLIAEERQQTIKQIAELLRLYQPEEVYIPHSKDCHRDHEATFPLVKAGINEANIKPELLQYAIWLFWRSPLFIILKLQDLAAAYRVSITSVQEKKKLAIASYSSQLASLPQGFVKQFLSSYEIFFKTQI from the coding sequence ATGGTTAAGATTAAAAACTATCTACAAGAATTACAAAAATCAATTCCCAATCAATGGCTAGAGAAAGTGCAATATTTACACTCTGATTTACTATGGCGATGGCTAGTATTCAGTGGAAGTGAAGCAATAGCCTTGAGCCAGAAATCAGCAATGGTATTTTCTCCCCATCAAGATGATGAAACCTTTGGCTGTGGGGGAATGATTGCCCACAAAAGAGAAAAGGGAATACAAGTTGTAGTCGTATTTTTAACTAACGGAGCAGGTGGGGATAATTTAAATCCAGATTTACAAAATCAAATTATCTTAACTCGCAAACAAGAAGCCGTCACAGCATTACAAATTTTGGGTGTAGAAGTATCAGATATTTACTTTTTAGATAAACCAGACGGACATTTACAAAATTTAATTGCTGAAGAAAGGCAGCAAACTATTAAACAGATAGCTGAACTGCTAAGATTATATCAACCAGAAGAAGTTTACATTCCTCACAGCAAAGATTGCCATAGAGATCATGAGGCTACCTTTCCACTAGTGAAAGCTGGTATTAATGAAGCGAATATTAAACCAGAACTTCTACAGTACGCGATTTGGTTATTCTGGCGATCGCCGTTATTTATTATTTTGAAATTGCAAGATTTAGCGGCTGCTTATAGAGTTTCAATTACTTCTGTACAAGAGAAGAAAAAACTGGCGATCGCTTCATACTCTTCACAATTGGCAAGCTTACCTCAAGGCTTTGTTAAGCAATTTTTAAGTTCTTATGAGATTTTCTTTAAAACTCAGATTTAA
- a CDS encoding CheR family methyltransferase, whose amino-acid sequence MTTIEKDPEFEQLLVYLRKNRGFDFTGYKRSNLMRRVRKRMQLLNIETFGDYLNYLEVDPEEFNHLFNTILINVTNFFRDATAWEALVEQVLPHIIKGKKHTDQIRIWSAGCASGEEAYTIAILMAEMLGADQFRQRVKIYATDVDEEALKQARQAAYSAKDIHPIPQDLRQKYFQVINNRYVFQSDLRRCIIFGRHDLLQDAPISRLDLLVCRNILMYFNSTTQGRILTRFHFALKNTGYLFLGKAEMLLSYPNLFTPLDLKNRIFTKVSEHNLRDRLLFIPNSGDETSENSLSYQMRLRDLAYDASPTAQIVVNFDGRLVMINEQARNLFALSPRDLNRPFQDLEISYRPLELRSLIERAYAERSPVSISNVERYFSNTETQYFDVRITPLQNTDSSFLGVSIVFHDVTHFIQLQEELQRFRQELETTKEELQSTNEELETTNEELQSTNEELETINEELQSTNEELKTTNDELHSANQELHTINNELSQRTQELNRTNIVLVSILKSLQTGIVVIDNSFNILVWNYMVEDMWGLRTDEVLGNSLFSLDIGLPVEQLRSPIRDSLSGKEVFLEMILEAINRRGRQIRCYVAITPLSSTEMKGAVLMMADIETVHSMVSSQDIEARRQK is encoded by the coding sequence ATGACTACCATCGAAAAAGACCCAGAATTTGAACAATTACTGGTTTATTTACGAAAAAATCGGGGATTTGACTTTACAGGTTACAAGCGTTCAAATTTGATGCGGCGTGTACGCAAGCGAATGCAATTATTGAATATAGAAACCTTTGGAGATTATTTAAATTATCTAGAAGTTGATCCAGAGGAATTTAATCATCTTTTTAATACTATTTTAATCAATGTTACAAACTTTTTCCGCGATGCTACAGCCTGGGAAGCTTTAGTTGAGCAAGTATTACCCCATATTATCAAAGGGAAAAAACATACTGATCAAATTCGCATTTGGAGTGCTGGTTGCGCTTCTGGTGAAGAGGCTTATACTATCGCCATTTTGATGGCTGAAATGTTGGGGGCTGATCAATTTCGGCAACGGGTCAAAATCTATGCCACAGACGTAGATGAAGAAGCTCTTAAGCAGGCGCGTCAAGCCGCTTATTCAGCAAAAGATATTCATCCCATACCCCAAGACCTACGGCAAAAATATTTTCAGGTTATCAATAACCGTTATGTTTTTCAATCAGACTTGCGTCGTTGCATAATTTTTGGTCGTCATGATTTGTTGCAAGATGCTCCAATTTCGCGGTTAGATTTATTGGTGTGTCGTAATATTTTGATGTATTTTAATTCTACAACGCAAGGACGAATTTTAACACGCTTTCATTTTGCACTTAAAAACACGGGTTATTTGTTTTTGGGTAAGGCGGAGATGCTGTTAAGCTATCCTAATTTATTTACGCCGTTAGATTTAAAAAACCGCATATTTACAAAGGTATCAGAACATAATTTACGCGATCGCCTCTTATTTATTCCTAATTCGGGAGATGAAACATCAGAAAATAGTTTATCTTATCAAATGCGTCTACGAGATTTAGCTTATGATGCCTCACCGACAGCGCAAATAGTCGTGAATTTTGATGGTAGATTAGTCATGATCAATGAACAGGCCAGAAATTTATTTGCTCTTTCACCTAGAGATTTAAATCGCCCGTTTCAGGATTTGGAAATATCTTACCGTCCCCTAGAGTTGCGATCGCTGATTGAACGGGCTTATGCGGAACGCAGTCCTGTTAGCATTAGTAATGTTGAACGCTATTTTTCCAATACAGAAACCCAATACTTTGATGTCAGAATTACACCTTTGCAAAATACTGACAGCAGTTTCCTAGGTGTCAGCATTGTTTTTCATGATGTCACTCACTTTATTCAACTCCAAGAAGAACTACAACGTTTCCGACAAGAATTAGAGACGACCAAAGAAGAACTCCAGTCTACCAATGAAGAATTAGAGACTACCAACGAAGAACTCCAGTCTACTAATGAAGAATTAGAAACAATCAACGAAGAACTGCAATCTACGAATGAAGAATTAAAGACCACTAACGACGAACTCCACTCGGCTAACCAAGAATTACATACAATCAACAATGAACTAAGTCAGCGTACTCAAGAACTTAACCGTACAAATATTGTTTTGGTGAGTATCCTGAAAAGCCTACAAACAGGCATAGTAGTGATTGATAACAGCTTCAATATTTTGGTTTGGAATTACATGGTCGAAGATATGTGGGGACTTAGAACCGATGAAGTCTTGGGTAATTCTTTATTTAGCCTAGATATTGGTCTACCCGTCGAGCAACTGCGATCGCCTATTCGCGACTCTCTTTCTGGGAAAGAAGTATTTCTAGAAATGATTTTAGAGGCGATCAATCGTCGGGGTAGACAAATTAGGTGTTATGTTGCTATTACTCCTTTATCTAGTACAGAAATGAAAGGGGCAGTGTTGATGATGGCAGATATAGAAACAGTTCATAGTATGGTTTCTAGTCAAGACATTGAGGCTAGGAGACAAAAATGA
- a CDS encoding PAS domain-containing hybrid sensor histidine kinase/response regulator, with the protein MTPDNWTKAIDAANQRLDILLQRASQPQDMSRWQDAPVVMLTEAIAEISISLEELNVLAEELQLQNQELIATRQQVEAERQRYQDLFNFAPDAYLVTDITGIIQEANHIAAQLLQVRQSYLIGKPMSVFVHPDARANFRQLILDLQQQGHIRNAELRIFYKEGETDFPAELTAVTERNRTGKVTSLRWLFRNISDRQRTAQKLREQAALLDITTDAILVKDLHSQILFWNKGAENLYGWTATEALGKSGDTLLFTNNSPQLQQAKKTVLETGAWQGELHKVDKNGKKIIIASRWTLMYDAADLPKSILCVDTDITEKKQLEAQLLRIQRLESLGTLTSGIAHDLNNILTPILTVAQLLPIKHPQLEEDSQQMLELLATSAKRGADLVHQISTFGRNSENNSINLQIATIISDIEQIIKRTFPKSIEIKTDIATDLASVLGDSTQLHQVLMNLVINARDAIPDSGELSISADNLFIDEDFAKQHIGAEVGCYVVIKVADTGIGIHPDNLDKIFDPFFTTKAIGKGTGLGLSTVIGIVNNHNGFVTVSSQLGIGSEFQIYIPSNDSPISLLKFNQILPTGNGELILVVDDELAIIQITKTVLESHNYKVLTAENGIEALSLYNQYQDEIQLVLIDMMMPIMAGDMAISTLQIINPQIKIIAMSGLETMKTLIEFSQAGVKKFLPKPFTHQELLRQIHELISLNT; encoded by the coding sequence ATGACCCCAGATAACTGGACAAAAGCAATTGATGCAGCCAATCAAAGACTTGATATCCTACTACAGCGAGCTAGTCAACCACAGGATATGTCAAGGTGGCAAGATGCGCCTGTAGTGATGCTAACGGAAGCGATCGCTGAAATTTCTATTTCCTTAGAAGAATTAAACGTCTTAGCTGAAGAGCTACAATTACAAAATCAGGAATTAATCGCCACTCGTCAGCAGGTAGAAGCTGAACGCCAGCGTTACCAAGATTTATTTAACTTTGCCCCCGATGCTTACTTGGTTACTGATATTACTGGCATTATCCAAGAAGCCAACCACATTGCAGCGCAGTTATTACAAGTTCGTCAGTCTTATCTGATTGGTAAACCCATGTCTGTGTTTGTGCATCCAGACGCACGGGCAAATTTTCGGCAGTTAATCTTGGATTTGCAACAGCAAGGTCATATCCGCAATGCTGAGTTACGGATATTCTATAAAGAAGGTGAGACAGACTTTCCGGCTGAACTAACTGCTGTTACCGAACGCAATCGCACAGGCAAAGTTACTAGTTTACGTTGGCTATTTAGAAATATTAGCGATCGCCAGCGCACAGCCCAAAAACTCCGAGAACAAGCAGCATTACTTGATATTACCACCGATGCAATTTTAGTCAAAGACTTGCACAGTCAAATCCTATTTTGGAACAAAGGCGCAGAAAATCTTTATGGATGGACTGCAACCGAGGCTTTAGGCAAGAGTGGCGATACACTTTTGTTTACAAACAATTCCCCTCAACTGCAACAAGCAAAGAAAACCGTGCTTGAGACTGGTGCATGGCAAGGAGAATTACATAAAGTAGACAAAAATGGCAAGAAAATCATTATTGCTAGTCGTTGGACACTGATGTATGATGCAGCCGACTTACCCAAATCAATCCTTTGTGTTGACACCGACATCACCGAGAAAAAACAACTCGAAGCGCAACTATTGCGTATCCAACGCCTAGAAAGCCTGGGAACTCTCACCAGTGGGATTGCTCACGATCTCAACAATATTCTCACCCCCATTTTAACAGTTGCCCAACTACTACCTATAAAACATCCTCAACTGGAAGAAGATTCTCAACAGATGCTAGAGTTGTTAGCGACTAGTGCCAAACGCGGAGCTGATTTAGTCCATCAAATTTCTACGTTTGGGCGTAACTCTGAAAACAACAGCATAAACCTACAAATTGCCACTATAATTTCCGATATTGAGCAAATCATCAAACGTACATTTCCCAAATCAATTGAAATTAAGACAGATATAGCCACAGATTTAGCTAGTGTTTTAGGAGATAGTACCCAACTACATCAAGTATTGATGAACTTGGTAATTAATGCCCGTGATGCCATACCTGATAGCGGTGAATTATCTATATCTGCTGATAATCTATTCATTGATGAAGACTTCGCCAAACAGCACATAGGGGCAGAAGTCGGTTGTTATGTAGTCATTAAGGTAGCAGATACAGGTATTGGTATACACCCAGATAATCTAGATAAAATTTTTGATCCATTTTTCACTACCAAAGCAATAGGTAAAGGTACAGGATTAGGTTTATCTACCGTTATTGGGATTGTCAACAATCACAACGGTTTTGTTACCGTGTCTAGTCAGTTAGGAATTGGCAGTGAATTTCAGATATATATACCTAGTAATGATTCCCCAATTTCTTTATTGAAATTCAACCAAATACTACCAACAGGGAATGGAGAATTGATTTTAGTTGTAGATGATGAATTAGCAATTATTCAAATTACTAAAACTGTGCTAGAAAGCCATAATTACAAAGTATTGACTGCTGAAAATGGCATTGAAGCTTTATCTCTCTACAATCAATATCAAGATGAAATTCAATTAGTGTTGATAGACATGATGATGCCTATAATGGCAGGGGACATGGCTATTAGTACCTTACAAATTATTAATCCTCAAATAAAAATAATTGCTATGAGTGGACTAGAAACCATGAAAACTTTAATAGAATTTTCTCAGGCTGGAGTCAAAAAATTCTTACCCAAGCCCTTTACTCATCAAGAATTGTTACGACAAATTCATGAATTAATTTCACTTAATACCTAG